Genomic DNA from Magnolia sinica isolate HGM2019 chromosome 4, MsV1, whole genome shotgun sequence:
TTTCTGACTCACCTGACAGTGAGGGCAATTGGGCAAGCTAGCCCTAAGgacaaggcctatgtgatgttgaATGTCCCTCATGAGAGGCAATCCATCGAGTAatcttcaggccagacttctttaaattcgtttAGGAAATGCCTTAAACTTGGAGCAATATCTAAGGTTTTCGATTCATCGCCCTTTACCACTACGGTGTATACATCGCCGGCTTCCTTGGATTTCTCCACGAAACCTTGAATAGTCAAGAGGGAGCTCCCCTTCACTTTAGAAGCTTCGAGGTGTTTCTCTAGTGTCATAGGGGTAAGGATTATCTTTCGGTCGTCCTTAACAAAGACATAAACATTGTCTCGTCCtcggtgggtcgcatcacggtttAGCTGtcatggtcgaccgagtaacatatgacatgcttccatgtctaCTATATCACAAATTATCTGATCTTTATAAGTTTtatcaattgaaaatgagacaataCATTATTCAATTACCCTGGTCTTGTTCACCAATTTAAACCAGCCAATTGAGTAAGGAGAAGGATGTTTTGTCGCATGTAGCTGCAACTTATCCACCattactcttgagacgatgtctTCGCTACTGCCACtttctatgattacatcacagactttGACGTTAACGGTGCATCGCATAcagaatatattgtgtcgttgtggatgtaattccttcctTGGGGTGTACAATAATAGTCGCCCGATCGCCATCTGCTATTTcctcagtggtttgttcatgttcatcaaagccaaggtcttcttctgcggtctcacattcagtgcccccttcgttaatGGTCAAGTTTGTTGTGGAATGTTGAGGAGAGgtatttgataagtggcccggttggccacagcggtaacaattgtttgacCTTGGTCGAACGTAAGGATTTGGAATCATACTTAGGCCCgttgttgtgggtgctacacgttgaggcctagatgagTTGTTCCtcatatcacggtttgcggttgcagGAGAttgaggacgttctcctactggttcttttccttgtgctagcactggatcctgcgtagGACCCAACACGagaggtcgagttgaaggataagacCAATTAAAGACTCTCGCAAGTTGTGTTTCTACCTTACCTGCCAACTGAATCGCTTCATCCATAGTCCCGActaggtgcatctgaactcgatcctacATTATTgatcgtaacccacctataaacCGTGCTACCTTCTGTGATTCAGATTCTGACAGCTggaattctttagtgtaatctgtgacgTTTCGATTTCCTTTTCGGCAAttctggtattgttggaataatatctaCTCGTAATCACTGTAGAGAGCGCCTTGTTTTGTCGAAGAAGTcgtctcatccatggccatgataAGATAGGCGCTTTGTTTTGTCGAACAATATCTACTTGTGATCGAAGAAGTTGTCTCATCCATGACCATGAtaagatgggcgccttgttttgTCGAACAAGTGAGAGTTGTAATTACtcccaccatgtagaagcactagatttaaatttaaatgctaccaatttcacctttttatgatctggcacatctatataatcaaaatatctctctacttcgactagccaatcgagaaaatcttctatacataataaaccattaaaactaggaagtttggccttacctcgatagtctctttcagcacgatctaaatGATCACCTcaatggattggtcgtcgggcaaagccTTCATTAAGGTTCTTATCCCTAGAGCTCGCATTATCTGGTATAGTCCTACGATTCACCACTGGTAGTACTCTACGAAAATTGAAGTTGTACCGTACAACAACAACAGACAGTTGAGTATCACCTAGGGTTCAGTGCGGAATTAGTGCATCTGCAAGACGGTCGAGGATTGCTTACAGCCCCTGCATGATCAACTGACTCCCTCGGTGGAAAGCTTCCGTTATTTtcgaaagataatgaatccctggaTCACTATCCACATGATTTTGATCCATacctttgttgtttgccatcggcctgaGAGttctcgctctaataccaattgacgcgaggatgaacatgataaggtcgatcaccgtcttcctcaaaggggataactacttcaaatccataaagcttctttggactcctcacagagacttctcgaatccacgaggaaaagaaataaaaataattttaagatatatgaaagaaacttgttgaataattgatagatgaaataaacgagtctacaaacctttaaatagggataccaagattAGGAAGTTTAATAattaacctataactaaaactccttaaaattcgaaacttactataaataataaataggGATTTAAACATGGAtttgaccgtcgatatgatggaacctcgcaaattcggcgtgggcaacccagcatacctaggttggttggctaaagtagctcgtcctaccccaaaatcatatatggtacgtcgagtaactcattccagtttacgagatatgtctgttttaaggttctaacagtcttgatgacttctgcttctgattggaccttctctgatccatcttggacatgaaagtgtccgcgacccactctacatcagaccACTAGATTTCAGCATCAACAATGACAACTTTGTATTATTTGATTTATCACAATAAAATTATAATGATAtcaattttacattattttaatgtcaaatcatcatcaaaataatttgatgtttttatttggatgaatttttttatatagtaATTATATGAAAAagtataataattatatattactTATCTAATAAATATATTCGCATTTATCTATTGTGTTTGATTTAGTAGTAATAAAGTAGTAATGATAACACAATGACCATACACAATCAAGGATAGGAGCAAAATAAATGGGTCCTAAGGAGGTATGCAAGAGGGCTCCAACTCACTTTCCCTTCTATCTTGCCCACCCAGTAGCAATATCTATGGGCAAGTTGACCCAATCCAACCCCTAACTAATTTACTTAAATGGCTATATTTTTCAACTCACGGTTGAtttcttcctaaggcccaccatgatgtttattttaggtCCATCCCGTCTACAAGTCAacacagacatggacgaaggctaaacacaaataccagcttgatcgaaaactttcatgctcccaaaaagtttttaatggtaggcaatccatccacactgttttctgtggtggggtacacttgagctttggatccgcctggatgtttgactcatgccctaaaataatttctccaaatggacagtgtggatataacatacacatcataCTGGGCCCAAAAAACctaatgacgtcacttcagtagcgagattGCTACCGAAtcagtcagtagctaatccgcctcctGAGACCCCTACCTCATATTGTAACATTTAAACCCTTGATCATTTAATACTTACTAATTTTTAAAAAGAACATTTTCAAATGACTAACTTGTGGTCCATTTTGAAAGTTTTCAAGGCAGGTGGATTAACGGTTCGGATAAACAAACGTAAATTGCATAAACAAATTTAGCCGAAAACATTGCCAGCAAGACCCGTCGCTCTCAGCCCAGGCTCCGGAAATAGGGAACGAAACGTTAAATACAAGAGCTCTTCCGCACTGACAACATCCCGTGAGAGTTTCAAAAATATCTGCTGCTCGGCTCAGACCAAAAGCAAGAAAAAGCCGCGCGGCTCGTAACCATTCATCTCTTTTCGTTGTTCTCCTCCTCCTCGAATCCCACaaattcaaggaaaaaaaaaaaacaaatagaaaggAATTCTCCTCAAAGCCTAAGAGAGTGAAAAATGGGTAGGCGAAATCGCCCAATTCTTCCTTTTCTCCTCTTGCTGATCTCCTTAGCATCAGAGCTGCTACTTCTGCCAGGAGATTCAAAGACCCATCCATCAGACATTCAAGCCCTGAAAGATCTGCAACAGGGGCTAGACTCTTCTTCCATAACCCCAGGCTCTTGCATCAGTTCCTGGAATTTCTCCATCGACCCCTGCGACCACATCTTCAGTGAATCCTTCACTTGCGGTTTTCGCTGCGACACTTCCGTCTCCGGCCTAACCAGAATCAccgaaatcagcctcgaccatGGTGCTGCCTACTCcggctctctctccctctccaatcTCCCCTACCTCGAAACCCTCGATATCGCGGATAATCTCTTCACGGGCCCCATCCCGTCTTCCCTCTCCAATATCACCCGTCTCCGCCGCATCAGCCTCTCCCGTAACGCCTTCTCTGGAGAAATCCCAACTTCCATCGGCTCCATCTCCAGCCTCGAGGAGCTCTACCTCGACAACAACCAGCTCCAAGGGCCTATTCCTGAGAGCATCGGCGCTCTGCAGAATCTGAAGAGACTGGAGCTTCAGGCGAACAAGCTGTTCGGCAAATTGCCCGATATGTCTTCGCTGAAGAGCCTGTACTTCTTGGACATGAGCGATAATCGGATCTCGGGTAATCTCAGCTCGATGCCGGAATCCATAGTGGAAATTTCGATGAGGAACAACTCATTGGAACAACTGCCAGACGGCCTCGGGAATTTGAGGTTTTTGCAGGTGTTGGATCTCAGCAACAACAATCTATCAGGCGGCGTTCCGGCAGTTGTCTTCAATCATCCATCGCTAGAGCAGCTGACGCTCTCTCATAATCAGCTCTCGTCGCTTCAAGAACCAGAGAACAGCGGCGCCGGAAGCCAGCTCATTGCAGTGGATTTAGGCTACAATGCGCTGGGGGGACTGCTGCCCGCTTTCATGGGGATGATGCCAAGGCTATCTGCTCTGACTCTGGAGAGCAATCGATTTACGGGTATGATCCCATCTCAGTACGCGCTCAAGGCGGTAGTTCCAGGGCCTGGTATGGCGCCATTCATGCGACTGTTATTGTCCGGAAACTACCTGTTCGGGCCCATCCCGAGCCCGTTGATTGGGATGAAACCGGGTTCTGCTATCGTGAGCCTGGTGGATAACTGTCTAATGAGATGTCCggagtctttcttcttctgccAGGGAGGCAAGCAGAAGTCTTTCTCTGATTGTAGAAATTTCAGCCCTGTAATACCGTGAAAGTTTCAATCCAAAaggctttctttctctctttctctctccgttTTCTGTTTTTCTCTGCTGTAGAAAATGTTTGGAGGTGAAAGTAAATTGCAAGATAGATTGTGGGTTGCAGTACAGAGATACCATTGATGGAGGTACTTGGATTTCTTTAGCTGGTGTGATGGGACTGCCAATGCTGCCGTCACACCCACTAGCACGGGAGTTTACTGCCAGACCTTTTCTGCGGACTCCACGGCAATGTCCGTGAAAAATCGACGTCATTTTCGGAAGCTTATGCCAAAAATGACTGAGATCCAAGGACCATGTTGGCCACATCACGAAAGATAGTAGGGACTGAATGATGCCGACAAATGAAGATTTGCTGGAGGTTAAAGAAGTTTTAaatgttgatatttgtatttttatatCCCCTTGGTGGAAATCGGCAATTGGGTTTTGGGTATGGTGAAACTGATGGAAGGAGCCGATTTTAAATGGATATGGCCACATTGGGCTCAGGTTGTGGAGTGTTAGAACACAGCACCGATTATCATGTTCAGGTGGCAAAGTTCTATGGCTCATCTTTTTTagagatgagcccaaaaatagagCGTGACTTCAACCACATATCAGGATCAATTTTATGAAATAGCATagtatggatatacaatgcattcatcaaagtgggctctCACTATCAGAGTCTCACCTGCATCGTTGGACAAGtataccacactgcaaaaatctgCATCGTTGGATCTGGGGTCAGCGGTCCAAGCTCAAGCataccacactacaaaaatctgTGGGGATGGGAGgctgattgcgtcctacctgGCGGTATCTAGCCGCGGCCACTTCTATGGGCGGGCTTATGATGTCTTTGTTTATCCACGCGTGTATCCCTTCTCgaaattattttaagatatttgCACAAAAAATTGGTAAATCCCTTCTCTCATATTATCTTAAGACATGTGCAtacaaaatgagacagatctaacgCCAAAGTGGACTATACCAAATAATAATCTTTGGTTGCATTAAATATGCCAAGTATCAAATGCAAGTTACATTAAATGCGATAGCCATTTATGGTGTGATCTATTTGAGCCACGAATCTACCTCATTCTTCTTTTATCATACTTTAATAAGatataagaaaagaaaatgaacagcatggataaagggataaatcacgatgggcctgCCAATAAAACTGTCCGTTCATAGCTAGAGACCGGCGATAGTGGGAAGCAATCTGCCTGTGCGGGGATGCCCCTGTTGAGACCTTAATCTTGTTAGATGGACTtgagtaaaaattaaaaaatatcagattaatccgaAGCTTTTATGATAATTTTTCattggtaggcatttaattctcGTTGTTTCTTGCCGTGTGGTTCCcttgagcattttttttttaaaccttaaaatgatttggaaaaatggaaggacaaagtgtatctaacacatacatcatcatggtgaggctcacataACTTTGCCACGTCAGTACAATACCGACCTCCGAGCTATATTGTACACTGCACGATCATAATCCAGCAAATTCATCAACACGGTACATCATACGTCAACATCTTTAATAGACCGTGGTGATCTTCTCAACGGAGATTTTTCACCATGTGGGCCGTCAATTTCGCAGCCTTTTTGATGGGTTCAGTCGTCACGTGGCCCCTGGCCCACGCAGAGGTGCAATGAGCGGCAAGGATATCCGTTAGAACCTGCACGTGTCAGCAAATGGCCCGAGATTCGAGAAGTAGAATATTCTGGAACGCTTGCTTCACGCAGCTGACCAAACACGTCACCTCCATGCGGAGAGTATCCTTCTATTAGGATGAACTGATGATTATTTAACAATAAAACCGGAGGGTTGCCTCTatagctgtacacgagcagcGTTTGCTCTCTAACtctctcgactcgactcgactcggctcgaaaagcttgataacttgctcgactcggctcagcccgaaatgagttcgagccaagcacGAACTTTGACCCAGCTAGACTCGAATAGTACTCgaaatcgactcgactcggacTCGACTTAGTACAGGGACCGGGATAAAAGGTCGATTATGTCCCCATCACCCTTGGGAATTTTGCACTCGTGCTTTGTGACGAATCAGCCATTATATAAAAACATAAGGGTAAAATTGTCCTTTTCTCAAAACCCTCTTACCAGATAATGCAGCAGACAAAGAGGGATGAAACAAAAACCCTAGCTTTCCTCTCATGGCTTTCGTCCATCTTTCCTCCCTCCATTCCCAATTCTCATACCTCCTTCCAATCCGACCGTTCAATTTCCATCAATCGCGAAGAAATCAAGCTTCAATATCAACCTTTGATGGCGCGAACGGAGCTCCACCACCGATAATAGACAATATCCAAACGCAGGGGCCGACCGAAGTCAAAGTCAACACTCTCCTCTCCTTCCTGTAAGAAAACCAGCCGCTCGAGTAAAAAACCAGAGCCCAAGAGTGGAAAAATTGCAGACGTTGAAGAAGAAGACGAGGATATCGACGACGGGATGGATTTCCCTACGAATATCCGTCGTTGATCTGCTGCTTCGGCGCCGCGCTACAGGAATTCATACAAATGGTCAGGATCTCGGATCGTCA
This window encodes:
- the LOC131243380 gene encoding receptor-like protein 43; its protein translation is MGRRNRPILPFLLLLISLASELLLLPGDSKTHPSDIQALKDLQQGLDSSSITPGSCISSWNFSIDPCDHIFSESFTCGFRCDTSVSGLTRITEISLDHGAAYSGSLSLSNLPYLETLDIADNLFTGPIPSSLSNITRLRRISLSRNAFSGEIPTSIGSISSLEELYLDNNQLQGPIPESIGALQNLKRLELQANKLFGKLPDMSSLKSLYFLDMSDNRISGNLSSMPESIVEISMRNNSLEQLPDGLGNLRFLQVLDLSNNNLSGGVPAVVFNHPSLEQLTLSHNQLSSLQEPENSGAGSQLIAVDLGYNALGGLLPAFMGMMPRLSALTLESNRFTGMIPSQYALKAVVPGPGMAPFMRLLLSGNYLFGPIPSPLIGMKPGSAIVSLVDNCLMRCPESFFFCQGGKQKSFSDCRNFSPVIP